From the genome of Malus domestica chromosome 04, GDT2T_hap1, one region includes:
- the LOC103410680 gene encoding multiple RNA-binding domain-containing protein 1-like: protein MGFGFLEFDSVETATNVCRDLQGTILDGHALILQLCHAKKDEVPKKVDNDKSSTKLLVKNVAFEATEKELRQLFSPFGQVPSISR from the exons ATGGGTTTTGGTTTTCTGGAGTTCGATTCTGTGGAGACAGCCACAAATGTTTGCCGGGATTTACAG GGAACTATTTTGGACGGGCATGCTCTTATTTTGCAACTTTGTCATGCCAAGAAAGATGAAGTGCCTAAAAAGGTTGACAATGATAAAAGCTCGACAAAACTACTTGTGAAAAATGTAGCTTTTGAGGCCACAGAGAAAGAACTGAGACAGCTATTTAGTCCATTTGGCCAG GTACCATCTATATCGAGATGA
- the LOC139194998 gene encoding uncharacterized protein: MTNISRPPFTNKIEQAEPPNEFSMPHFTSFKEDEDPKRHLKHYRSVMILYRNNDDLMCKIFTTTLQGETQDWFYTLPPQSIQNFDKLSLVFTKEYSSYCSIKKKSDHLFDVKKNPKELLRDYVKRFKAEKAKIVRCNDLIARAAFQKELLTDHPLFEKLIMKEDLTLADFFALAEKHAFWDEARQCTFKDLKKYPTLPLYYLN; this comes from the coding sequence atgaccaacataagcaggccACCCTTCACGAacaagatcgagcaggcagagcctccaaatgagttcagcatgccacatttcacatctttcaaagaggATGAAGACCCaaagagacacttaaagcactaccgaagtgtaatgatcctctatcgaaacaacgatgatctcatgtgcaagatattcaccaccactctacaaggtgaGACGCAAGATTGGttttacaccctgccgccacaatccatccagaATTTCGacaaactttctttggttttcaccaaagaatattcatcctattgctcgataaaaaagaagtccgaccatttgttcgacgtcaagaaaaacccaaaggaGTTGCTTCGtgactatgtgaagaggttcaaagcagagaaggcaaagatagtcAGATGCAACGACTTGATCGCTAGAGCAGCATTCCAAAAAGAACTTCTAACAGACCACCCGttattcgaaaaattgatcatgaaagaagatctaactttggCAGACTTTTtcgctttggcagagaagcatgcattttgggatgaggctcgccaatgtacattcaaggacttgaagaagtacccgacattaCCTCTCTACTATCTAAACTAG